The region GAGTCTGGATAGTGGGTGCCATGGCCAAGCAAGGGATGCGGCGTTACGGCCTGCCTTCCCCACTACCTATAGCGGGGATGTATTGCTCCTCTCAACCCCGCCCCTCGCACAAAAGGGGCCAGGGGCTGTCTAAACTAACGCCTGGTTATTATATTCGCAAACACCGGGAAGGAGCAGCATAGAGTTCTAGGGCTATTGGAATCAAAACACTGAATTTCCGCGAGCACTctgtaatacatttttttaaagcaaaaagaGCCTCGGTTTCCAAGGTTGTTATAAAAATGTCAAGTTTTGATAAAGGCGCTATGGCAAGTTGTCGGGGACTTTAGCACAAGAGCATGACGGGAGTTGTGTTTTTCTGTGTGTTCTTGACGGCAAAGGAATTTGGTAACAGATATTTATTAGATCAAACTCCGAGTCAAGGGctagaaaaagaagcagaaaggccctttatattttgtttttaattattaataGACATCCGAGCCGACAAGCAACGCCGGATTCATGTGAGTTCCTCCATTGCTTTCAAACGTCACTTCCGCGTACCATGTGGGGGCTTGTAAATGATAGAGAGAATGACCAATGGACGTGATCAATGTGGGTAGCCCTTCCCCGCAGTCGTCCAATCCGAGCCCTGTAAGGGCTGAGGGCGGGCGCCGAGAACCGGAAGCAAGAGAGATGGCGGCTCCACAGCCCCTGAGCTCTGTTCCGGTTTCAGCCCCGGCGCCTCCGCTCCCTCTTCCACCGTCGGTCTCGGCTCTGGCCTTCATGGCGCAATCCATGCCTCCACAGATGTCCCAGGTCCAGGGCTCACAGGCCACGGTGtcacagcaacaacaacaacagcaacaGGACTTTGACCCGGTACAGAAATATAGAATGTTAATCCCCCAATTGAAAGAGAGTCTGCAGGTGAGAGCATCGTCTCCTACTCATAAATGTTCAGAAACTCCTGCCATAATTAGCTTCCTACCCCCAGTCCGGGAATTATCTAGTCTCTGGCATGTTGGGTGTGCTTATCACTCTAAAAAGTACTTTCTACATTTGATGAGGACTATGTATGACTGGCCGGAAATTGTGTCAGAAAGTGGTAACTGGGTGATCTTGTTTTTCAGAATCTAATGAAGGTTGCAGAGGAGAATCTAATGCAGAACATGAACATTGATAATGGACAGTGAGTATCTGCATTCCCTGCTGTACAGATTCGACGACCATGAGTATaaaaatagtactactactacttaacatttctagagcgctactagggttacacagcgctgtacagtttaacaaaaaaggccagtccctgctctaaggagcttacaatctataggacgaaatgtcaagttggggtagtctagaaaACATGAGGAGTAGTCAGCTGTTTGGCAGTTAGGTTTTAgtactaaaataaaaatagtaatctaaaataataataaaaatgcaaAACTTTATGTATTTAGAGTGTAGTAATTCAGGGGCGTAGTAGACAGTTGGGTGAGACATATCCAAAGAACAGGAAATATTGATCAAGCCCAATACAGTATGTacatttattacttttttttttaaagcatttaatATAATATGTAGAACCAGGATTGGCTTTAAACTCGTATTATCTTAAGCTCAACATTGTCTTTGCACATGGCCctgaggggaaaaaaaccctgACTCATTAAAGGGTATTTTGTGCCTTCACCACGTGAATGTTTGTTAACTCAGTTCtgtacagacttttttttttaagtactactAAATGTTGCTAATTAATCATCATTGCTGAATTTCATTCCATACAAATCACTTGTCTTTGATCCTAACAGGAAAGACACAGGCTGATTTATGTCTGATAATTACAAGGTAGCAAAGCAGTATGACAAAGTGATGGTCATGTTAGGGTGTACGTGGAGAGACATGTTAGTAGAAAAAGGGGAGTGGTAGGGCTGAGAAGGTTTTCTTGGTGTTTGAAGTAGgctgtttaaacttaactggatgGACTTTCAAGCATGGTATTTGGCAATTGCGGCTATtgctaatccaataaaaaaaaattacatagcaAAAGGGATGTGGTTATGTCTTTCTGCAGTTTGTTGGTGAGATTTCACTTGGAGTACTGGGTCCTTTCTGGAGGGCATTTCGCAGTGAATGTGTTCCAGATGAGGTCTACCAAATTGGTGCATGATTTGCATCACAGCCTCTGAGATGGAGTTTTTATTGTTGTAGATTATTATTGTAAATCACTTGGAGCATGATTTTCAAACAGAAGTAATTAATAAGTTAGGATGCGCTaagcccagcttagtaaaagagcccctaacatGGGTCTTTCTCATGTTTCTGGCTGTGCGCTAGTGTTAGCATTagagtgtggccattaaaaaaaaaattaatgcaggagcacttaccgctttatatttaggaggtgctaagggctcctgcgATATGGACACGCTAACCTGTTAGCGTATAGGTGATGTTAgtgtgctagtggaatagcacttCCGTGTCCATTCTTCACCCTTGACATGTTCCCACAAAAAACAAACTTTGTTCACAGATGTCAAAAATAATACATCATTTCTTTTACAAAAGCTCATTGTTGAGACTGGAGAAGCCCTAGAACATTTGAATTAAGACCCTTGAGCTCAATGAGATAAACAGCAGACATAGTTTTATGAAAAATGGATTTTACTAGTTTGGATTTGAAGAACCAGTAAAGGAAAGTGAAATTTCAATTTTACTTCTATAGTAATGTTAATGTATACTGTTCAAGAAGAGAAAATAGCTCTCTTTAGAATCTGTTGTTGGACATTTTGAAAATGTGAGAACAGATTTATGTCATTTTGATTCATTCTGAAATGGAAAATATGGACACTAATTTAACATTGTTGAATTTTCCCAAAGAATTGAGAGTTTCTGCAAAAGATGTTTAAAACGTTTCTGGAAGTGGTATTGTTTAACAGATGGAACTTTACAGCTATTATTCTGTCTTATCTACCTGGAAATCCTTGGACTCCATTTGAGCTGTGAGGACCCTGTCTGCAACGCGACAGTGGTAGTCTATCTGAATCATAAGGGGTGGGGAGAGGTCAAAGAGATGTCAGGTGGTGGCCAAGATGGCAAGCCTGTTGTCCTGGACAAAGATTCATCTGTCAGGTCTTTGCTGCTCTGGCTATATACTCCATTGAAATGTTCAGGCAGAATTCCTCAGCAGGAGCCTATTGGAGAATGGAGCCTAGGGCAGTATGCCTTCAACAACATGATAATAAATTACTGGGGTTTGCCAGTGATGGACATGATGGCATCAGTGAGCAATGGAGGACCTATTGGTACAAGGACCAGTGCTGATGCTGGATCTGTCTCCAATCTGTCTTTTGAGAGGACGTTTGCAAAAGAGGATACTCAAAAGGTAATTTCCACTATATTAAATTCCCGCAGGAGGTCCATCTCTGGTCTACGTTAGCATGTAGTGTATTTTTGAAAATTGGATTTGGGATCAGAAGGTGACCTATATTGCCCACATCAAGAGAATAATTTTAGACTTTTGCAGGATGGTCTCAATAAAAAGTGCTTTTAAGTTCTCTCAGGGTTCGGGGTAGCAGCTTTGGCATGCTTTTGAGGACTTGGCACAGGGTAAGTTGTTAGCCTTGCACCCAGATATGCTTCAGTTTTTGGCACGAGTCAAGCTTATTCATTCTCCTTGGCGCTCTCTAGTTCCGTCCTTggatttgaatttggttttgTTGGTCTTGGTGCGTCCCCCTTTTGAGCCCTTAAGACAGTGTATGGTGAAGATGTCACTTTGATGCCATGTCTCTGGTTGCTATTGCTTCAACTAGAAGGATCTCACAGGTACAGGGAGccctttctattttattttaagaGAAGGTAGtagtgcatggaatgttgctactctttgggtttctgaaaggtacttgtgacctgagctagatggaccattggtctgattcagtatgACTGTTCTTCTGTTCCTTTTTTCTAAGGCGGTGTTAGCCTTTCACATCAGAGTATTGCCTTGCTGGTTCTGGGAGAAGCACAAGGGATAGCGAACAGCAACTGTTGGCATCAGTTGAACGTCAGAAAGATGTAAGAAGAGTATCTCTGTAGGACAGAGGACTTTGGCTCTCAGGTTTTGTTCATTCTGTTCAGAGGACAGAAGCAGAGAAAGGCAgcttctaaagccactatagtgGATTAAGAAAGCAATCACTTCATCGTACAGTCTCAAGGGACGCCCAGTGCCATTGGCAAATAGCCTGTTAGGTAGAGCCCACGCTTATTTCCCTACTGGTCATTTGTAAAGCGGCTGTATGGTTGTCCTTGCATTCTTTAGTAGAACGCTACCACACAAACTTGCAGACAGAGCAGGATGTGGCCTTTGGAGTGCAGCCCTGTCAGcgggccagtctggagggatgctaaggaaggcaaGATTAGACTTTACGtgcaaattttctttcctttggttCCTCCAGATTGGTCCAGGATCCTCCATTATTCAGCTGTTCTTTTTTGGTGAAGACTTGGTCAGGTTGCTAGCAGAGGCAGTGGTGCATGAAGGAATCCTTTTGCAAGGTTTTCAGCTGTTCTCTAATTGATTGGTCTTGGTTTGTTGCTCTTTATCAAgaatgaaacttttttttttttttttaagctgcatAGTAAAAtgcaagggagagaagaaggtTGAGGGTCTTCAACTGGCTTTGTTAAGAACTACTGATTAACAGACTGCACAGCACAGTCATAGAGTGGTCCTGAAGTCGGAAcgtctcagtctccctctgctggtaggaatgcataacccaagcatttGGACCAATCCggaggaactaaaggaaagaaaatttgctCTCTTACATCCTATATAAATGCTAGTATCCTCTTTCGGCTACATGTACACTTGGATTGATATACCTGGTTTATATGACAGTTCAGTAACTTCATCATGCACAATGATTAAGAGAGTGGCACCTCACAGACTTGAGTgaagtttattttgtttattttcataTTAGGATCCACAAGTACTACACACACAATTGTTGCTGTCTGATGACTTTTCCCCAAACCAAACGATCAGGATCTGTCAGAGTAGAAGGTGACTTGGCCTGCTTTCTGAATGAAACAAAGCTCATGCAATTGCTGTGTTTTTGGTGTTCACCACCACTCGTTTGAGACTTTTTCTGGGAAAGAGAGAAGGATTCTTGTagggtaggtttttttttttttcagatgcataTGCACTTTCACTAGACTGTATTAGTAGTGGCTTAAActtttgttgtggtttttttttttcagtagctaGTATCATTGTTTCTCAGGAGTGACAGCATCTGTCAATCTGTCACGTTCTTCATCTAGACCCTGTCAATGACATAAATATTTAATCtactattcttttctttttacaaatAGGGCACATGTAAGCTCTGTTCCAGATATGGCCCAGCAGACCTAAAACCCCTTTCTTTATAGCATGTTCTGAGTCTGTCTTGCTTGGCAATATAGCATACCTATGTATGGCAAGGAGGAAAAGGGCTAAAGCCCCACAAAATGTTTCTGGTCTTTGCTTAGTGTCTATGTCCCTTCTTTAAAGCTTTGAACTCCCCAAATAGAAAAGAAATCCTAGAACAAAGTCTGATATAAGGCTTAAAAGAGGTAGGCTCAGCACCACCATTGTGATATAAAACAGTGACAGTCTTATAGAAGGCAAGGGGTATGCAAGATGATCCTTAATTGTACAAAAATAGAGATAATTAATTAGTGGTTGGATATGTTTGACAGGCTGCTAGTATAGTAATAACACAAATGGAACTATTAAGATGTCATCTGTGTGCTTTGATCATATTGTAAGCTCAGTGTAACAGGGGTTGCTTCTTTTTGTGCATCTGTACAGCATTGTGTATGTCTATATAGTGTTAACCTTTGTCAGGCTACACACTGCTGATGATGAGATCATTGCACCGGGAAGCTGGAAGGCTGTATGTTTGGTAATGGCAACACTGCTAGTGATGGATTGTTATTATTGAacgcatttgatataccgctcaaGCCTATACATAGGCATAGAGCGGTTCAAACACAAATATCTGTACAGGTACTTTTTGTCCTAAAtgttctcacaatctaagtatttgAACCTGggacattggagggttaagtgacttgcccagggtcatgaGGAGCTTCAGTGgacatcaaacccagttccccaggatctcggCCCACCGCACGCtattaggctactgctccactacaggggcaatggaggattaagtgatttgcccagggtcacaaggagctgcagtgggaatcacacCTAGTACTCCTGGATGTCAGCCCTCTGCACCTAACCACTAAGTCGCTCATGGATGGGCAGAAGTGCTGGGAGTGAACTAAATAGTTGATTTTATATACTGAGCTAGCCAGTAAGGTGAAGTACAGTAGAGCAAGACACAGTCTGTTCTAGATAAGGAGCTGTAATCTACAAGCAGTCATGCTCTTGGAGGTTCATCCTTGAAAGAcaacgaggcatattttcaaagcacttagtcttccaaagttccatagaaacctatggaactttggaaggctaagtgctttgaaaatatgcctcaatgtgaaTATGAATaacttggcagactggatggactagtTGGTCATCATCTGCTCTCATTTGTTACATTGTTCCAGCTGTTCAGTGATAATGGATAGGGAGTGTTGGGACCCACTGGTGCATAGTTTGCCAGTAACAGCACTTGGGTTTCATTTAGGATGAGAGGAAAGGTGTGAGACCTCCTTTTCTGCTTCATAGCTCTGTCTGGGTTGAGGGAGAATGGATATTGTGTCTCAATGTCTGTCTCTTTCTAGGAAAAGCGCAGATGGTGTGGTGCAGCGCTTTGATAAAAGCCTGGAGGAGTTTTATGCACTCTGCGATCAGCTGGAGCTGTGCTTGGTGAGTAGTTGCTGCTGTGAAATTCTGGTTTCAGCATGGTAAACACACACAGCTCTCCTTATTTCTAAAGATCTTGATTTCCCATTCAGCTCGAGACCCAATTGTTCTGGGTTTTGAGCTTTCAActactttaattatttattgtttgattgagatttattaaccacctttatgaagagattcacccaaggtggtgaatCTCTTCCCAGTGTGGCTGCTGGTACAATTTTCTGCCTACATATAGCAATGTGGACATTCAAACTTTAGACTGTGGGGACATGTACCTAAGCGGCATGACTGGTGTTACACTGAAAGGTTGAATTATTATTTCAGCATTTATATAGTGTCCTAGGTTAAGGAGCTTTGCAACAAATGACACACAGGTATGAGATCTAACAATTTAAGCAGGCACTTGAGTCACGGTGACTTCTTCAAGGTCATCACAAGTGTTGGTGGCAGAATTTGAGTCCAAATCTCCTGATTCCCAGTGCGTTGTTCTATGACATCACTTATGTTTTCTTGAATGTACCTCTCGTGTGTTTTCCAGGGAATGACTGGAATTCTGGGAGTGTATTCCTATAATATATTCACCCATAAAGAATAGCAGCTCTGGAGAAGTTAGTCCGCAGTGCATAAACCCATTCTGTCACAGTGCAGGAAAGTTCAGGGTCCTTGCTTATGACTGCTGTAGCAGCCACATCTTTCTTCTCACATTGATATACATGTGTGTTGTGTTTTCTGCTTCTCAGAGGCTGGCCTATGAATGCCTGTCGCAGAGTTTCGACAGTACAAAGCATTCCCCGACTCTGGTCCCAACAGCTACCAAACCAGATGCAGTGCAAGCGGAGAGCCTTCCCTACACCCAATACCTGAGCATGATCAAATCGCAGATCTCCTGTGCCAAGGACATCCACAATGCCCTGCTGGAATGCTCTAAAAAGATCACAGGCAAGGCTCCCCCAAACCAGGGAGGTCTGTGACAGACCAGAAGCAGTATAAACAAACTCCTCGGACACTGACTGATCAGAAGCAGGATGGGAATGGCACTATGTCTAGCCAAAAGCTGCTCAGGCAGACTTCTCCTGCCTACGCATAAGGATGACAGGGACTAGTCAGAAGCAATTGCAGAGAGGCTTCATCCAGTTTGGAGAGGATGGCACCTATGGTTTGTTGCTTTTTCTACAGTTGGAACAGAATCCAGGAGGAAACTACTACCCTGTGATCAGACTGAACAATAGATGCTGAGCGGACTGACCACCTCTATCACCTTGAAATGACATTGGAGTAGAGAGTTCTCCATGTAGTTAattggggtgagggagggaggcaggcaagctcttgagtttttttgtttcTGGCAGCTATGTGTATTTAATAATCTGTGTGCACATTTATTAATAAAACTGCTGGCATTCCTGGCTCAGCAAGACTCCTATTCAGTTTGTAGGGATCATGTCATGGTATTCAGAGCTATGGAAGCTGCCTTGGGTGAGTTATGTATAGAAAATGTTTAGTTAATACAATCCTGTTTCATAAGAGTGGTAGACCGGAAGGGACCCTAGCATGTAATCTGACTCGCTCTTGCCACTGTAGCTGAACTATCTCAGACAGATATGGGTCTAAACCACAATACCTGCAGCCTTAACAGTAGTGATGTTCAATTCACGATTCATAtcgtgaattggacagcactagtgTGCTATCCCTTTTTTGTCTTTGAAATTTCACTGAAATTTTTTTCTCAtcagtagtttatttatttatgacatttatagccAACATTATGTCAAGAGttctcgagttcaatgtggctgacaACAGAGATTATTCGCACCATCAAGGAAATAGGATAACCATGATACAGTAACAGCATTGAGGATGGTTAATCATAATAGAATcgtaatatcaaacatataaacggcaagtgaccgactcacctgcaaatgcgcagtagagacttccctctctgtcccgccctcgcgtcaagacatgatgacgtcagagggtggaaaagagagggaaatggagtcggagtcactgtcggacgctgccgcctggaaactaACATCGTGCGCACCAGCCTCCACCATCCCCCCCCtcctccgtattgggccccctgcactgacctgacagcacctctcacctctgtgtggaagcgctgcaggcactgcctgcagcgctttcacacggaggtgagaggtgctgtcaggtcagtgcagggggcccggcatggaggggggagggagcggcggcgaggagggtagctggaaatctcgcccgttttaacgggcttaatggctagtttgAAATAAAGAACAACTGAATATCAAGTAAAGTATACAGAGAATTAAAGACTGGGGATAGGAGAAGCATTATAAACCCAAATATGTAACttaatgtgctttgaaaatgagcctcgttATGTATTAGACCGTTGGATGTCTGTTCCagatgtaaccctggtctcaccgaCTAGCTCAGTCCTCTCACTCCCACTACAATGAGGCCCAGCTCCACAGAgtacttttttattttctgcaccTCCACCTCTCTCCACTCACAGTCCAGTTACCTTCCACTTAGCTTGGGCACAGGGTGAAtgaatttttgagagggagattttaattCATGCCCCCAGCCCTTCCCCATTCTACAATGGCTCTGCCCACTCAACCtcatggctccgccccctggcacacctcaatcccatggtcattccagaaaatattttattcgcACCAGTGACGGCAGGAATGGGTAAGAGGGAgtgtttcagttcactctattacaccccctatccagcatctattctCCCCAGGGACATAACTGCGAGGAGGTCTCGGGCCCCCACCCCGCACTTTgagcttaagcccactccaaaattgtggcactggttaTCGCTGACAGAGCTGCCCAAGCCCTGCTAGTTGAAGAGGTCCACAGCATGAGCCCCCTACTGTGCTGTTTGAGCAGTTGGCAGCAGTTGGCAGCATGCTTCAGCCACTGACACTGTCCCTCCTGTATGTgttcagttcaggcacttgaaaatggaaaattaaGATAACTTGTTGTACTagcctaatacatttttcaattagctttcagaggtcatAACCTCCTGCACCAGGttaggtcagtacagtatactgctgatacggtatcctctcctgacctgaggaagggagtgttggtctctgaaggctaatcaaaaatgttttctattttgtgttttatttgcatttattaatctttattaacacagctaccacattactttatcctaaattaaaaataaaattattttctgtacctttgttgtctgaccatttactttttctaattgtgttctgctttcctttgtcttcttttaactctc is a window of Microcaecilia unicolor chromosome 11, aMicUni1.1, whole genome shotgun sequence DNA encoding:
- the LOC115479626 gene encoding mediator of RNA polymerase II transcription subunit 29-like yields the protein MDVINVGSPSPQSSNPSPVRAEGGRREPEAREMAAPQPLSSVPVSAPAPPLPLPPSVSALAFMAQSMPPQMSQVQGSQATVSQQQQQQQQDFDPVQKYRMLIPQLKESLQNLMKVAEENLMQNMNIDNGQKSADGVVQRFDKSLEEFYALCDQLELCLRLAYECLSQSFDSTKHSPTLVPTATKPDAVQAESLPYTQYLSMIKSQISCAKDIHNALLECSKKITGKAPPNQGGL